One genomic window of Corticium candelabrum chromosome 9, ooCorCand1.1, whole genome shotgun sequence includes the following:
- the LOC134184555 gene encoding uncharacterized protein LOC134184555: MWIGRIAIELQVWTVLRLDRDPVASVDSPQDVKEMSSVRKQARNRWDGPTACSDPSSAYSQPECFETEDNLSESLAVRLWAITQGKRRLKPEASSCAGDLCTRKLLRGLQRDNVRKSTSTEGERRLKESVRNEG, translated from the coding sequence atgtggatcggacggatcgcgatcgagttgcaagtgtggacagtgttgcggttggatcgcgatccagttgccagtgtggacagtcCTCAAGATGTCAAAGAAATGAGCAGCGTGAGGAAACAGGCGAGAAATCGGTGGGATGGGCCAACCGCATGTTCAGACCCGTCTAGTGCGTATTCTCAGCCGGAATGTTTTGAAACGGAGGATAACCTTAGTGAGTCACTTGCTGTGAGGCTTTGGGCTATTACCCAAGGTaaaaggagactgaagccTGAAGCATCAAGCTGTGCtggtgatttgtgtactagGAAGCTATTGAGAGGATTGCaacgtgacaatgtgagaaagtcaacaagtACGGAAGGGGAGAGAAGGCTGAAAGAAAGCGTGAGAAATGAAGGGTAA
- the LOC134184554 gene encoding caskin-1-like isoform X3, with protein MSDMPSPPLPVSFENDEEVHSYGTLGQTPMTGKPKLLIRDQSFTGQYTFEDNVSTGRMKNLVKPYEEVVLPQEQDHKLQAKKGLTYAQMDLPQTNSCVHRTHPKTSYADVAVPLAFGDQQFLVANKEESMPRRSSSVSCSRNRPYENVGIGQRSLSVSKPRPVPPTRISSRKGTPKYENVGLNAQTKDLLRPQPAISRSVEEYEEDYEVMDLALTGRSPTIASSDSEYLTMHPHRQGTQPSQRSQSPSPTTSPQQSPMKPQLNTSVKPPGKKQVSPYEVMVLGTDGTLSFSSNGNNVKCEIEPEVKFSTHTINPPGMSMPTNPLPIIDWLALFNLQQYSEAFVAAGYDDSSYLVEITDKDLIALGIEKPGHRKKLLHLSASTADALHDAFPSTKLTSISDWFKSLGLSVYEQAFLQQGYDDIDFIVDITEDELKEMGVTLQGHIRKLMAAIARLGQTADREEQLVVIPVPEEETRDVVSPLLSSESSARTSPQFPETRSQKVAPPKPRRPPRGWESSLLNRSRVEEEPTNCEQRVFVQPSGVGSHCHTVKEEIQKPEPPHRRDSFHRTREQMDKFRNDAVDCEQSEERSDLGNKFPPPPPRRDDSLSVAPSTSGSNEVPSPVIREPPPKPVRVDSIKEDKVEVVRIQRSPVPRTNVETPTAPKPAVKPRPPPIAKKPGSIKPSSRKPLPPTVAPKPALPTEEREPVSYQNAPRTQSPAPPERLSPGLLAGKPSPPTVAVKPSLPTVPMPVAAHQPTLAEVLADSQDSMPNDLEPPVRSPPLSSKPHGKRPPTLVEVLADSHDLMPNDLEGDLSLEEAIKTALRSPVVQKKHKSPESVDTAT; from the exons ATGAGTGACATGCCCTCACCACCATTGCCTGTTTCTTTTGAGAATGATGAAGAGGTGCATTCTTATGGTACCTTAGGACAAACACCAATGACAGGAAAGCCAAAACTTT TGATTCGGGACCAATCATTTACTGGCCAGTACACATTTGAAGATAATG TATCTACAGGAAGAATGAAGAATTTGGTTAAGCCTTATGAGGaagttgtattgccacaggaACAGGACCATAAGCTTCAAGCAAAGAAAGGCTTAACTTATGCTCAAATGGATCTTCCACAAACGAATTCTTGTGTTCATCGAACTCATCCTAAGACATCATATGCTGATGTAGCTGTGCCATTAGCTTTTGGCGATCAGCAGTTTTTAGTTGCTAACAAGGAGGAATCTATGCCAAGACGTTCAAGCTCTGTATCTTGTTCAAGAAACCGTCCATATGAGAATGTGGGTATTGGTCAAAGGTCTTTATCTGTGTCAAAACCAAGACCAGTACCACCTACCAGAATAT CATCTCGTAAGGGTACACCTAAGTATGAGAATGTTGGTTTGAATGCTCAAACTAAGGATTTATTGAGACCTCAACCTGCAATATCTAGGAGTGTTGAAGAGTATGAAGAAGACTACGAAGTGATGGATC TTGCACTGACTGGGCGATCACCTACAATAGCTTCATCGGACTCTGAATACTTGACAATGCACCCTCATAGACAAGGAACACAACCAAGCCAACGTTCACAAAGTCCAAGTCCAACAACGAGCCCACAACAGAGTCCTATGAAACCTCAACTAAACACATCTGTGAAGCCACCAGGAAAGAAGCAGGTATCTCCGTACGAAGTAATGGTACTCGGCACAG ATGGCACTCTTTCATTTTCTTCGAATGGTAATAATGTGAAATGTGAGATTGAGCCCGAAGTCAAGTTTTCTACTCATACCATTAATCCT CCTGGAATGAGTATGCCTACGAACCCTTTGCCGATAATTGACTGGCTTGCCCTTTTTAACCTGCAGCAATATTCTGAAGCATTTGTTGCTGCAGGCTATGATGATTCATCATATCTGGTGGAAATTACGGATAAG GACTTGATTGCATTAGGAATTGAAAAGCCTGGTCATCGGAAAAAGCTTTTGCATCTTTCTGCTAGTACTGCTGATGCTTTACATGATGCTTTTCCATCAACAAAACTG ACATCAATTTCTGATTGGTTCAAGTCTTTGGGATTATCTGTGTATGAACAGGCATTCTTGCAGCAAGGATATGATGACATTGACTTCATTGTTGATATTACTGAAGATGAGTTGAAGGAAATGGGAGTTACTCTACAAG GTCATATTCGAAAACTCATGGCTGCTATAGCGAGACTAGGCCAAACAGCAG ATCGCGAAGAGCAATTGGTTGTAATCCCTGTGCCTGAGGAAGAAACTCGAGACGTCGTGTCACCGTTGTTGTCATCAGAATCTAGCGCTAGGACGTCACCGCAATTTCCAGAAACTCGTTCTCAGAAGGTTGCACCGCCAAAGCCAAGGCGCCCACCAAGAGGTTGGGAATCTTCCCTTTTGAATCGTTCTAGAGTTGAGGAGGAGCCGACAAACTGTGAACAACGTGTGTTCGTCCAGCCATCTGGTGTAGGTTCTCATTGTCACACGGTAAAAGAAGAGATACAAAAACCAGAGCCGCCTCATCGAAGAGATAGTTTTCATAGGACTCGCGAGCAAATGGATAAGTTTCGGAACGATGCCGTTGACTGCGAGCAATCGGAAGAGCGTAGTGACTTGGGTAACAAGTTTCCACCACCTCCACCGAGGAGAGATGATAGTTTGTCAGTGGCACCATCTACAAGCGGTAGCAACGAGGTGCCAAGCCCTGTCATTCGTGAGCCCCCACCGAAACCAGTCAGAGTGGATAGCATAAAGGAAGATAAAGTGGAAGTCGTTCGTATACAACGATCGCCAGTTCCACGCACGAATGTGGAAACTCCGACAGCTCCAAAGCCAGCTGTAAAACCGAGGCCTCCTCCAATAGCAAAGAAACCAGGATCCATAAAACCGTCTTCTCGGAAACCTCTACCACCTACCGTTGCACCTAAACCTGCACTACCCACAGAAGAGCGGGAACCAGTTTCCTATCAGAATGCGCCTAGGACACAGTCTCCAGCTCCTCCAGAACGATTGTCTCCCGGGTTGCTTGCTGGAAAGCCATCTCCTCCAACTGTCGCTGTCAAACCTTCTCTTCCAACTGTTCCCATGCCAGTTGCTGCACACCAACCCACGTTGGCTGAGGTTTTAGCCGACTCCCAGGATTCGATGCCCAATGATTTAGAGCCTCCAGTGCGTTCTCCTCCTCTTTCTTCCAAGCCGCATGGAAAGCGCCCACCAACTCTGGTTGAAGTTTTGGCTGACTCTCATGATTTGATGCCCAATGATTTGGAAGGAG ATCTATCTCTGGAAGAGGCTATTAAAACAGCTCTCAGGTCGCCAGTTGTTCAAAAGAAACATAAGAGTCCAG AAAgtgttgatacagcgacgtaa
- the LOC134184530 gene encoding uncharacterized protein LOC134184530 has product MRRLFALPPRLGGLGIVDPRSLTCELEYSKLICAPLVNRIVQQETNLDNVPTKQNSMKASIRQQKHLAQKSHSEITVNDLSVELKRSVELACEKGASCWLTAIPLEQHGFTLHKSAFRDALCLRYGWHPSNLPDICPCGSKFSVDHSLSCPTGGYPSIRHNEVRDLFTNLLTEVCHDVHKEPVLQPLNGEVFQKRCTTSDENARLDIAVSGFWGGHFQRTFFDVRVFNPNASSYKSVQIPSLYKRQEQEKKRRYEERINNVELSSFTPIILACTGGCSKLTSIFLKRLASLLSEKHHTEYSTTINWLRCRLSFALLRACVMCLRGCRSKLHRTSRDFNILLEAAESRL; this is encoded by the coding sequence ATGAGAAGGCTTTTTGCATTACCACCTCGACTAGGCGGCCTTGGAATTGTAGATCCACGTTCGTTGACTTGTGAGCTGGAATACTCAAAGTTAATTTGTGCGCCACTGGTCAACCGaattgtgcaacaagaaacaaacctgGATAACGTTCCTACCAAGCAGAATTCTATGAAAGCTAGCATTCGCCAGCAAAAacatctagcacaaaagtCTCATTCTGAAATCACTGTCAATGATCTATCTGTGGAATTGAAACGTTCAGTTGAATTGGCCTGTGAGAAGGGTGCCTCCTGCTGGCTGACCGCAATCCCACTAGAGCAACACGGattcactttgcacaaatctgCGTTTCGGGATGCCCTGTGCCTCAGATACGGTTGGCACCCGTCCAACCTCCCAGACATATGTCCATGTGGATCTAAATTCTCAGTAGAtcactctctgtcatgtccaacaggaggataccccagcatccgccataacgaggtccgcgatttatttaccaacttgttgacagaggtttgccacgatgtacacaaagagcccgttctgcaacctctcaacggcgaggtgtttcaaaaacgctgtactacctctgacgaaaatgccagacttgatattgctgtcagtggattttggggtgggcacttccaacgaactttctttgacgtcagggtcttcaaccctaatgcctcatcctacaaatcagtgcagatcccgtcattatataaacggcaggaacaagagaagaaaaggcgatacgaggaacgaattaataacgtggagctttcatcgttcacgccaatcattttagcatgcactggaggatgcagtaaactgacgtctatttttttgaaaagactagcctcacttttatcggaaaagcaccacaccgagtacagcacaactatcaactggctgagatgtcgactgtcatttgcactccttcgggcctgcgtgatgtgtttgcgaggatgcaggtccaagcttcacagaacctcaagggacttcaacattctgctggaagcagcagaaagtagattatag
- the LOC134184554 gene encoding caskin-1-like isoform X2, protein MSDMPSPPLPVSFENDEEVHSYGTLGQTPMTGKPKLLIRDQSFTGQYTFEDNVSTGRMKNLVKPYEEVVLPQEQDHKLQAKKGLTYAQMDLPQTNSCVHRTHPKTSYADVAVPLAFGDQQFLVANKEESMPRRSSSVSCSRNRPYENVGIGQRSLSVSKPRPVPPTRISSRKGTPKYENVGLNAQTKDLLRPQPAISRSVEEYEEDYEVMDRKKNQCLLASSDSEYLTMHPHRQGTQPSQRSQSPSPTTSPQQSPMKPQLNTSVKPPGKKQVSPYEVMVLGTDGTLSFSSNGNNVKCEIEPEVKFSTHTINPPGMSMPTNPLPIIDWLALFNLQQYSEAFVAAGYDDSSYLVEITDKDLIALGIEKPGHRKKLLHLSASTADALHDAFPSTKLTSISDWFKSLGLSVYEQAFLQQGYDDIDFIVDITEDELKEMGVTLQGHIRKLMAAIARLGQTADREEQLVVIPVPEEETRDVVSPLLSSESSARTSPQFPETRSQKVAPPKPRRPPRGWESSLLNRSRVEEEPTNCEQRVFVQPSGVGSHCHTVKEEIQKPEPPHRRDSFHRTREQMDKFRNDAVDCEQSEERSDLGNKFPPPPPRRDDSLSVAPSTSGSNEVPSPVIREPPPKPVRVDSIKEDKVEVVRIQRSPVPRTNVETPTAPKPAVKPRPPPIAKKPGSIKPSSRKPLPPTVAPKPALPTEEREPVSYQNAPRTQSPAPPERLSPGLLAGKPSPPTVAVKPSLPTVPMPVAAHQPTLAEVLADSQDSMPNDLEPPVRSPPLSSKPHGKRPPTLVEVLADSHDLMPNDLEGDLSLEEAIKTALRSPVVQKKHKSPERNTRKVRKTERLQVTQDDHVVA, encoded by the exons ATGAGTGACATGCCCTCACCACCATTGCCTGTTTCTTTTGAGAATGATGAAGAGGTGCATTCTTATGGTACCTTAGGACAAACACCAATGACAGGAAAGCCAAAACTTT TGATTCGGGACCAATCATTTACTGGCCAGTACACATTTGAAGATAATG TATCTACAGGAAGAATGAAGAATTTGGTTAAGCCTTATGAGGaagttgtattgccacaggaACAGGACCATAAGCTTCAAGCAAAGAAAGGCTTAACTTATGCTCAAATGGATCTTCCACAAACGAATTCTTGTGTTCATCGAACTCATCCTAAGACATCATATGCTGATGTAGCTGTGCCATTAGCTTTTGGCGATCAGCAGTTTTTAGTTGCTAACAAGGAGGAATCTATGCCAAGACGTTCAAGCTCTGTATCTTGTTCAAGAAACCGTCCATATGAGAATGTGGGTATTGGTCAAAGGTCTTTATCTGTGTCAAAACCAAGACCAGTACCACCTACCAGAATAT CATCTCGTAAGGGTACACCTAAGTATGAGAATGTTGGTTTGAATGCTCAAACTAAGGATTTATTGAGACCTCAACCTGCAATATCTAGGAGTGTTGAAGAGTATGAAGAAGACTACGAAGTGATGGATCGTAAGAAGAATCAATGTTTGCTAG CTTCATCGGACTCTGAATACTTGACAATGCACCCTCATAGACAAGGAACACAACCAAGCCAACGTTCACAAAGTCCAAGTCCAACAACGAGCCCACAACAGAGTCCTATGAAACCTCAACTAAACACATCTGTGAAGCCACCAGGAAAGAAGCAGGTATCTCCGTACGAAGTAATGGTACTCGGCACAG ATGGCACTCTTTCATTTTCTTCGAATGGTAATAATGTGAAATGTGAGATTGAGCCCGAAGTCAAGTTTTCTACTCATACCATTAATCCT CCTGGAATGAGTATGCCTACGAACCCTTTGCCGATAATTGACTGGCTTGCCCTTTTTAACCTGCAGCAATATTCTGAAGCATTTGTTGCTGCAGGCTATGATGATTCATCATATCTGGTGGAAATTACGGATAAG GACTTGATTGCATTAGGAATTGAAAAGCCTGGTCATCGGAAAAAGCTTTTGCATCTTTCTGCTAGTACTGCTGATGCTTTACATGATGCTTTTCCATCAACAAAACTG ACATCAATTTCTGATTGGTTCAAGTCTTTGGGATTATCTGTGTATGAACAGGCATTCTTGCAGCAAGGATATGATGACATTGACTTCATTGTTGATATTACTGAAGATGAGTTGAAGGAAATGGGAGTTACTCTACAAG GTCATATTCGAAAACTCATGGCTGCTATAGCGAGACTAGGCCAAACAGCAG ATCGCGAAGAGCAATTGGTTGTAATCCCTGTGCCTGAGGAAGAAACTCGAGACGTCGTGTCACCGTTGTTGTCATCAGAATCTAGCGCTAGGACGTCACCGCAATTTCCAGAAACTCGTTCTCAGAAGGTTGCACCGCCAAAGCCAAGGCGCCCACCAAGAGGTTGGGAATCTTCCCTTTTGAATCGTTCTAGAGTTGAGGAGGAGCCGACAAACTGTGAACAACGTGTGTTCGTCCAGCCATCTGGTGTAGGTTCTCATTGTCACACGGTAAAAGAAGAGATACAAAAACCAGAGCCGCCTCATCGAAGAGATAGTTTTCATAGGACTCGCGAGCAAATGGATAAGTTTCGGAACGATGCCGTTGACTGCGAGCAATCGGAAGAGCGTAGTGACTTGGGTAACAAGTTTCCACCACCTCCACCGAGGAGAGATGATAGTTTGTCAGTGGCACCATCTACAAGCGGTAGCAACGAGGTGCCAAGCCCTGTCATTCGTGAGCCCCCACCGAAACCAGTCAGAGTGGATAGCATAAAGGAAGATAAAGTGGAAGTCGTTCGTATACAACGATCGCCAGTTCCACGCACGAATGTGGAAACTCCGACAGCTCCAAAGCCAGCTGTAAAACCGAGGCCTCCTCCAATAGCAAAGAAACCAGGATCCATAAAACCGTCTTCTCGGAAACCTCTACCACCTACCGTTGCACCTAAACCTGCACTACCCACAGAAGAGCGGGAACCAGTTTCCTATCAGAATGCGCCTAGGACACAGTCTCCAGCTCCTCCAGAACGATTGTCTCCCGGGTTGCTTGCTGGAAAGCCATCTCCTCCAACTGTCGCTGTCAAACCTTCTCTTCCAACTGTTCCCATGCCAGTTGCTGCACACCAACCCACGTTGGCTGAGGTTTTAGCCGACTCCCAGGATTCGATGCCCAATGATTTAGAGCCTCCAGTGCGTTCTCCTCCTCTTTCTTCCAAGCCGCATGGAAAGCGCCCACCAACTCTGGTTGAAGTTTTGGCTGACTCTCATGATTTGATGCCCAATGATTTGGAAGGAG ATCTATCTCTGGAAGAGGCTATTAAAACAGCTCTCAGGTCGCCAGTTGTTCAAAAGAAACATAAGAGTCCAG aaagaaacacgaGAAAAGTGCGAAAGaccgagcgattgcaagtcactcaagacgatcatgt AGTCGCCTGA
- the LOC134184554 gene encoding caskin-1-like isoform X1 gives MSDMPSPPLPVSFENDEEVHSYGTLGQTPMTGKPKLLIRDQSFTGQYTFEDNVSTGRMKNLVKPYEEVVLPQEQDHKLQAKKGLTYAQMDLPQTNSCVHRTHPKTSYADVAVPLAFGDQQFLVANKEESMPRRSSSVSCSRNRPYENVGIGQRSLSVSKPRPVPPTRISSRKGTPKYENVGLNAQTKDLLRPQPAISRSVEEYEEDYEVMDLALTGRSPTIASSDSEYLTMHPHRQGTQPSQRSQSPSPTTSPQQSPMKPQLNTSVKPPGKKQVSPYEVMVLGTDGTLSFSSNGNNVKCEIEPEVKFSTHTINPPGMSMPTNPLPIIDWLALFNLQQYSEAFVAAGYDDSSYLVEITDKDLIALGIEKPGHRKKLLHLSASTADALHDAFPSTKLTSISDWFKSLGLSVYEQAFLQQGYDDIDFIVDITEDELKEMGVTLQGHIRKLMAAIARLGQTADREEQLVVIPVPEEETRDVVSPLLSSESSARTSPQFPETRSQKVAPPKPRRPPRGWESSLLNRSRVEEEPTNCEQRVFVQPSGVGSHCHTVKEEIQKPEPPHRRDSFHRTREQMDKFRNDAVDCEQSEERSDLGNKFPPPPPRRDDSLSVAPSTSGSNEVPSPVIREPPPKPVRVDSIKEDKVEVVRIQRSPVPRTNVETPTAPKPAVKPRPPPIAKKPGSIKPSSRKPLPPTVAPKPALPTEEREPVSYQNAPRTQSPAPPERLSPGLLAGKPSPPTVAVKPSLPTVPMPVAAHQPTLAEVLADSQDSMPNDLEPPVRSPPLSSKPHGKRPPTLVEVLADSHDLMPNDLEGDLSLEEAIKTALRSPVVQKKHKSPERNTRKVRKTERLQVTQDDHVVA, from the exons ATGAGTGACATGCCCTCACCACCATTGCCTGTTTCTTTTGAGAATGATGAAGAGGTGCATTCTTATGGTACCTTAGGACAAACACCAATGACAGGAAAGCCAAAACTTT TGATTCGGGACCAATCATTTACTGGCCAGTACACATTTGAAGATAATG TATCTACAGGAAGAATGAAGAATTTGGTTAAGCCTTATGAGGaagttgtattgccacaggaACAGGACCATAAGCTTCAAGCAAAGAAAGGCTTAACTTATGCTCAAATGGATCTTCCACAAACGAATTCTTGTGTTCATCGAACTCATCCTAAGACATCATATGCTGATGTAGCTGTGCCATTAGCTTTTGGCGATCAGCAGTTTTTAGTTGCTAACAAGGAGGAATCTATGCCAAGACGTTCAAGCTCTGTATCTTGTTCAAGAAACCGTCCATATGAGAATGTGGGTATTGGTCAAAGGTCTTTATCTGTGTCAAAACCAAGACCAGTACCACCTACCAGAATAT CATCTCGTAAGGGTACACCTAAGTATGAGAATGTTGGTTTGAATGCTCAAACTAAGGATTTATTGAGACCTCAACCTGCAATATCTAGGAGTGTTGAAGAGTATGAAGAAGACTACGAAGTGATGGATC TTGCACTGACTGGGCGATCACCTACAATAGCTTCATCGGACTCTGAATACTTGACAATGCACCCTCATAGACAAGGAACACAACCAAGCCAACGTTCACAAAGTCCAAGTCCAACAACGAGCCCACAACAGAGTCCTATGAAACCTCAACTAAACACATCTGTGAAGCCACCAGGAAAGAAGCAGGTATCTCCGTACGAAGTAATGGTACTCGGCACAG ATGGCACTCTTTCATTTTCTTCGAATGGTAATAATGTGAAATGTGAGATTGAGCCCGAAGTCAAGTTTTCTACTCATACCATTAATCCT CCTGGAATGAGTATGCCTACGAACCCTTTGCCGATAATTGACTGGCTTGCCCTTTTTAACCTGCAGCAATATTCTGAAGCATTTGTTGCTGCAGGCTATGATGATTCATCATATCTGGTGGAAATTACGGATAAG GACTTGATTGCATTAGGAATTGAAAAGCCTGGTCATCGGAAAAAGCTTTTGCATCTTTCTGCTAGTACTGCTGATGCTTTACATGATGCTTTTCCATCAACAAAACTG ACATCAATTTCTGATTGGTTCAAGTCTTTGGGATTATCTGTGTATGAACAGGCATTCTTGCAGCAAGGATATGATGACATTGACTTCATTGTTGATATTACTGAAGATGAGTTGAAGGAAATGGGAGTTACTCTACAAG GTCATATTCGAAAACTCATGGCTGCTATAGCGAGACTAGGCCAAACAGCAG ATCGCGAAGAGCAATTGGTTGTAATCCCTGTGCCTGAGGAAGAAACTCGAGACGTCGTGTCACCGTTGTTGTCATCAGAATCTAGCGCTAGGACGTCACCGCAATTTCCAGAAACTCGTTCTCAGAAGGTTGCACCGCCAAAGCCAAGGCGCCCACCAAGAGGTTGGGAATCTTCCCTTTTGAATCGTTCTAGAGTTGAGGAGGAGCCGACAAACTGTGAACAACGTGTGTTCGTCCAGCCATCTGGTGTAGGTTCTCATTGTCACACGGTAAAAGAAGAGATACAAAAACCAGAGCCGCCTCATCGAAGAGATAGTTTTCATAGGACTCGCGAGCAAATGGATAAGTTTCGGAACGATGCCGTTGACTGCGAGCAATCGGAAGAGCGTAGTGACTTGGGTAACAAGTTTCCACCACCTCCACCGAGGAGAGATGATAGTTTGTCAGTGGCACCATCTACAAGCGGTAGCAACGAGGTGCCAAGCCCTGTCATTCGTGAGCCCCCACCGAAACCAGTCAGAGTGGATAGCATAAAGGAAGATAAAGTGGAAGTCGTTCGTATACAACGATCGCCAGTTCCACGCACGAATGTGGAAACTCCGACAGCTCCAAAGCCAGCTGTAAAACCGAGGCCTCCTCCAATAGCAAAGAAACCAGGATCCATAAAACCGTCTTCTCGGAAACCTCTACCACCTACCGTTGCACCTAAACCTGCACTACCCACAGAAGAGCGGGAACCAGTTTCCTATCAGAATGCGCCTAGGACACAGTCTCCAGCTCCTCCAGAACGATTGTCTCCCGGGTTGCTTGCTGGAAAGCCATCTCCTCCAACTGTCGCTGTCAAACCTTCTCTTCCAACTGTTCCCATGCCAGTTGCTGCACACCAACCCACGTTGGCTGAGGTTTTAGCCGACTCCCAGGATTCGATGCCCAATGATTTAGAGCCTCCAGTGCGTTCTCCTCCTCTTTCTTCCAAGCCGCATGGAAAGCGCCCACCAACTCTGGTTGAAGTTTTGGCTGACTCTCATGATTTGATGCCCAATGATTTGGAAGGAG ATCTATCTCTGGAAGAGGCTATTAAAACAGCTCTCAGGTCGCCAGTTGTTCAAAAGAAACATAAGAGTCCAG aaagaaacacgaGAAAAGTGCGAAAGaccgagcgattgcaagtcactcaagacgatcatgt AGTCGCCTGA